From Synergistes jonesii:
GCGACCCAATAATCGTCCGAGGAAGAAGAAACTTTCCTGCTGGCCCATATTCCGATTATTATACAAATAAGGATATAAGATACAGTAAGCGACAGTTCGACAATTTTCATATAAAATTCGCTCCTTTATTTACTATCCTTGCTCTTGAGTACGAAGAAAAGGGTGACGAGCGGAGCCGCGAACATTAAAAGTCCCTGCACCCAGCCGAAGAGCGCGATCCCGTATATCAACGATGTCGATCTGATAGGCAAAAAAGATATGACACACAAAATCACCAGCGCGACAAAACAGATGAAGTCAGTTTTTTTCATTGAAAACCAGTTGTTCATTTTTTCGCCCCTTCCAACTTAACAAACTAAAGATAATTTGAGCTATTTCGTCTGCTCCTTATCTGACTTTACTTGCAATCAAAAACGCCCGAGCTCTTCGGAGACGGCAAAAGAGGCTTCTGTGATCTCTTTTAATTCCTCCACGGTTATCTGACTGGATATTTCCCTGAGAACCATCTTTCCCCCTTCAAAGCGGAATGAAGCGTATTCTGTGACGATCACGTCGGCCGCGCCGTAGCCGGTTATCGGCAAAGCACATTTTTTTACAATTTTGCTTTTACCTTTTTTAGACATGTGCTGCATCGCTATATAGACTTTTTTAGCGCCCGATACCAAGTCCATCGCGCCGCCTACGCCGAGCATTTTGCCGTTGGGGATTATCCAGTTGGCGATGTTGCCTTCTTCGTCCACTTCGAACGCTCCGATGACGGTCGCGTCGACGTGTCCGCCGCGGATCATTCCAAAAGAGTCGGCGCTGTTCATATAGCTGCATCCCTTCGTCTCCGTGACCTTTACCCTACTGGCGTTTATCAGCAACGGGTCGATATGGGCCTCGTCCGCCACGGGCCCCACTCCCAACATGCCGTTTTCGGCCTGCAAGAAAACTCGCTTGCTCGTTATGTAATCAGCCACCATCGTGGGGATGCCGACGCCGAGATTGATAAACAAGTCGTGTCCTCTGCTCATTTCATCAAATTCTTTGGCGATGTATTTCGCTATTCTGACCTTCGCATCTTCTTCCGTAAAAGTAAACATTTCTAACAACTCCTTAATACGATTGCGTCTACATAGATATGCGGCGTTACGATGCTCTCGGGGTCAAGGGCTCCCGCCGGCACTATCTCTCCCACCTCGGCTATCACCGTTTGAGCGGCCGTCGCCATTACAGGGTTGAAATTTCTGGCGGTCTTGTGGTAAACGAGGTTTCCCAGCTCATCGGCTTTATCGGCGCAAATGAGGGCTACGTCGCCCCGGATGGCCTCCTGGAGCAGATACGTTTCTCCGTCGAATTCTTTTGTCTCTCTGCCTTTCGCAAGCTCCGTGCCCACCGCCGTTTTGGTGTAGAAGCCGGCGCTTCCTACTCCGGCCGCCCTTATGCCTTCTGCGAACGACCCCTGGGGTATAAGCTCTACGGTGATTTCGCCGGCGTTGTACGCCGCTGCGACTTCGGTGTTCCAATTGTAATAAGTGCCGATGAGCCCCTTTATTTTCTTTTTGGTCAGCAGCTGCCCCAAGCCTATGTTGGGGGAGCCTAGATCATTGCTTATTATCGTAAGCTCTTTTTTATCGCTTTCTACCAGCGCTTTGATGAGCTGTTTCGGATCGCCGGCGTTGCCGAAGCCGCTGATGAATATTTTGTCTCCGTCTTTTATCAATCCGATCGCTTCCTCAAAAGAACGAAGCTTCGTGCATTCTATTTTGTTCATCCCCTGCACCCCCCAGCCGTTTAGATTCTTTCAAAGGCCATGGCCATTCCCAGCCCGCCTGCGACGCAGATCGTCGCCAGCCCGTAGCGGACGCCTCTTTTCTGCATTTCATAAAGCAAGGTGGTCGTGATTCTGGAGCCGGAGCATCCGAGAGGATGCCCCAACGCGATGGCACCGCCGTTGACGTTGACTATCTCTCTGTTTAATCCGAGTTCGTTTATACAGGCGACCGACTGCGCCGCGAACGCCTCGTTGAGTTCTATGAGCTCGAAGTCTTCGAGTTTGAGCTTTTGCGGCTCAAGTATTTTCATCAGCTTGCGCGTGGCGGCCACCGGTCCTATTCCCATTATGCGCGGGTCCACTCCCACGGCGCACCCTGCGATGATGCGCGCCATGGGCTTCAGCCCGAGTTCTTCTACCTTTTCTTTTGACGCCACCAGCACCGCGGCCGCCCCGTCGTTGCGTCCCGACGCGTTCCCCGCGGTCACGAAGCCGTTTGGGAATACGGTTTTCAGTTTCGAAAGTTTTTCCATGTTGGTGTTGCGTTTGGGGAATTCGTCCGTGTCGAAAATAATCGGGTCTTTCTTGCGCTGCGGAACGATTACAGGTACGATCTCGTCTTTAAAGCGCCCGGAATCGATCGCGGCGACGGCCCTCGTCTGGCTTTCCAGAGCGAATTCGTCCTGCGCCTCGCGGGATATGTCGAATTGCCTCGCTATGTTGTCGGCGGTCTGAATCATCGAGAATGTCCCGTAGATGTCGTTGGGCTGGCTTTTAGGCTGGCTTTCTATATTGGGGTCTACAAATACGCCGTTGCCGTTGCCGACCCCGAATCTGGCGTTGCGGACGTAAAAGGGGGCCGTGCTCATGCTCTCTACTCCGCCCGTCAGAACGATGTCCGAATATCCGCACTGAATTTGCTGCATGCCGTTGAGTATAGCCTGCATCCCGGAGGCGCATTGGCGGTGAACGGTGTATGCCGGCGTCGACTCCGGGATCTGCAGCATGAGAGACACGACTCTTGCAATGTTGGGGGCGTCCGTTGTCTGCTTCGCCTGCCCGCAAATTACCTCGTCGATTATGTCTCTGTTGATGCCAGCTTTGTTTATGGCCCCTTCGAGGGCGACCCGCAGCAGCTCTTCGGGCTGCGTGTTCTTCAGGGTTCCGCCAATCGATCCGACGGCCGTTCTCGCCGCCGAAGCCACATACACTTCATTCATTGTTTACCATCGACCTTTCATCGTGTGCTGCGGACGTCTTGATTATTCGTAATATATCAAACGCCCCTGTAAACTCAGGTAATTTATCTATGCTTATGGTATCTATGGATAATTATTTTAAAAATGTTTTGTGAAATAAAAATCAGAGGGCTTTTTTGTAACGCAACACAAATCATTCGATAGTGCTACAATAGGCGTGGTCGAAATAATGCGGCTATAAGGCGTCCTTTCGTTTATATATATTTTAATTTGTATAAATAAATAAAAAATATGCTATGTTTTTATATGAAAATAAAAAGAATGAAATAAAACATCCTTTTATAATATAGGCGAGAGGAGGGAAAGTCGTGCGTGAGTTTATAGATGTCGAATGGCTTACGGAAATATCCATGTTCAAAAATCATATAAGGCTCGTCGCCGGCAAGGGAGGGCTCGACCGCCACGTGACATATGTAACTGTGCAAGAAGCGCCTGACTTTTATAAACAAATCGAAGGCGGGGAGTTCGTCCTTTCCACGTGGTATGCCTTCAAGGATGATATGGACGCAGGGCTCGACGCCATACGCAACCTGTGCGGCATGGCCTCCGGGGTCTGCATCAAGGTCAATAGGTTTATCGATAAGCTGCCGCCGGAGTATCTAAAGTGCGCGGATGAGTTCAACCTCCCGCTGTTCATCGTGGACAAGAGCGTCAAATTCCGCGAGATCATAAAAAGCATTACCCTTGAGATCAATATGGCGCACGTCAACGTTTTGGTTCAATTGAACGATTATTATACATACCTCTTCCAAACGGCCCTGGAAAACGGGAGCGCCGATTCCATGCTGCTCGACTTCGCCAAACGCTCCGGATTGATCGCGATTACGGTTTCCGCGGATTTTAAACAGCTACGCGGTATGCGCTCATTTCAAAAGCTGCCCGAGCATGAATACAGGCTTCAGGTTATAAAGGATATTATCAGCCTGAACTCCAGCCCCGTGAAATATTTCTGTGAAAATGAGTACCACATTTTCCCGTGTATCGCGCGAGGGTACTGCTACGGCTATCTAGTCGTGCTGAGCGCCAATATGTTGTCAGAACGCCAGCGTCTGTATATCGCCCAGCTGGTCAATATCATAACGATAAAATGGCTCGATCGGCAGGAGAAAGAGAACGATACGCTGCTTTCTCTGTTGGAGATGATTCTAAACAGTCCGGAAAAGGATCAGGAGCGTATAATTCAGTTTTTTAATAAGAAGTCGATAGATTATACTTCCGGGATACGAGCTATTCAAATAAAATACGACAAACCCAATAAAAGCGACACTAAGGTCAATTTCGCAGTGGTCCAGCGTTTCTTGGCCGACATGATCGCGATAAAGCCAAATCTCTTATATATATGGGATAAGCCGGCCGACTCCTTTACTCTTCTGATAGATAAGCAGACCCGGGAAGGAGACGACCTTTCTCACGGCTTTTTGCACAGCGTCGCGAAGATTTCGGAGAACTACAGGGATATATCGGTGTCGATCGGACCGGTGGTGACGGCTGTTTCTGATATCCGAGTCAGCATAAAGATGGCGAAAAACTCTTTCTTATTCAAGAGCGGCGATGAGTCGAACGTCATATGTTATAAGGAAAACTTGATGCAGTTTGCGCTGCTCGGAGGCGCCGATTCGAGAGAAAGCGATTTTTTCCTGGAGTATACGATAATACCTTTGATAGAACACGACCGCTGCCATGACGACCTTATTATGGAGACGCTTTCCTGCGTGGTTGAAAACGCTACTTTGGAGCAGGCCGCCAAAAAGCAAAATATCCACGTCAATTCCGTCCGCTATCGATTGCAAAAAATTAAAAATATATGCGGTTTGGATTTTTTTAATCAAAACGAAAAATATATTATGATAATCGCCTATATGATTTATAAAAACAGAAAAAAATATTGTTACTGACGCAGAACAACGGCCCAAACAAAAAGGACGGGCAAGAGCCCGTCCTTTTTATAAATAGCAGGCTTTTCTATTAGAGGAAGAAGCCCTTCGTCCTGAGCCCGTCGGCGACGCGCTTGATCGCGACGAGGAAGGCCGCGCGGCGCATCTTGACGTTGTGCTCCTCTGCGTAGTCCCAAACTCTCTTGAAGTTGTCCTTCATGATCGGGACTAAGCGGCTGTTGTACTCTTCCTCCGTCCAGAAGAAACCGGCGAGGTCCTGTACCCATTCAAAGTATGAGCCGATGACGCCGCCGCTGTTCGCGAGGAAGTCGGGGACCACGAGGATCCCGCGCTCGTCGAGAATCTTGTCGCCTTCCGGCTTTGTCGGGCCGTTGGCGCCTTCGACGATATATTTGCATTTCAGCTTGCCGGCGTTCTTTTCGTTGATGACGCCTTCAAGGGCGCAAGGTGAAAGAACGAGGCACTCCTGCTCGAGGATCGCGTTGCCGTCCATCTTCTGGAGGCCGGGCTCGTCGTATCCTTCAAGGATGCGTTTCGGATGCTTCTCGACGTGCGCCTTGGCGGCGACGACGTCGATTCCCTTCGGGTTGTAGTAGCCGCCGGTGATGTCGCTGATGCCGACGATCTTGCAGCCGGCCTGCTGCAGGAAGAGCGCGTTGTAATGTCCGACGTTGCCGAAGCCCTGTACGATGACCGTCGCGTCTTTCGGATCGATGCCTTTTCTCTTGAGCAGTTCGAGGACGCACGTCGAAACGCCGAGCCCCGTCGCCGCGGTGCGGCCTTTCGAGCCCCAGTATGTGATAGGCTTGCCGGTTACGACGCCCGGTTCGAGTTTACCGCGGAGCTTGGATATCGTGTCCATGATCCAGACCATTTCAGGGCCGCCCGTGTTGACGTCCGGCGCCGGAACGTCCGTCCAGTCGCCGATGAACGGGGCGATGCGCGCCGCGAACGTGCGGGTCATCATTTCGCGCTCGCGCGGCGAGAGTTCGAACGGGTCCACGGCTATGCCGCCCTTGCCTCCGCCGTAGGGGATGCCGGCGAGCGAGCATTTCCATGTCATAAGGCTTGCAAGAGCTTCGCACTCTTCAAGGTTGACATCGGGGTGGAAGCGAAGCCCGCCCTTCGCGGGTCCGCAGACCGTCGAATGCTGTACGCGATAACCGTTGAAGACCCTGACGGAACCGTCGTCCATCTTGACGGGCACGGATACGCAGATCGCGCGCTCCGGACGGCTCAAGACCTCGACGAGCCCGTCTTCAAGTCCCATTTCTTCTGCTGCCGAATAAAAGTTCTGCAAAGCGGTGTGAAGAAGAACATTCGTGGAAGTGCGTTTCTGTACGGCCATACAAAAAACCTCCTTGATATTTAGCCCTTTCGGGGCGATACTCCGAACTGCGCCACTTACGGCGCAACTCATCTGCTTTATTATTTTATTCCCTATCACTTTTTCCGTAAAGGGGAGCGGATAAGGTTATATTTGTGAAATCCAGAAAATAACATAAAATTTGTAAATTTTCGCACCGAGACTTAGATAAAAAAGGAAGAATTTGTCATATAGAACAAACTTCCTGCGAAAATAAATCCGCCTTAAGCGCCGCTAGCTAAAATGTTCCGGCTGCGTTTTGCGTACTTTGCCGCCGGCGGGGTGCAGCCGCGCTTTTTGCGGCTTGTGTTTTTCGCTGGGCCTTTCGGCGTTTGCTAAAAAGGCTTGACTAATCAAATATTTTTTTATATACTTTCCGATGTTGAGCGCCGGGGTGGTGGAAATGGTAGACACGCACGTTTGAGGGGCGTGTGGGGCAACCCGTACGAGTTCAATTCTCGTCTCCGGCACCATTTTTTATTTAAACCTTTCCGTAGTTATTAATCGGCAACAGAAAAGGCGTTTACATATGGAACGTGAATGGCGTCCGGCATACAAGAAAAAAATAACGCGCCCCGCCCGTGTTTGCTTGACCTGCGGTGAGTCAAATGGTAGTATTTTGTAACGCGAACGAAGCGTCGGCGCTCCGCGAAGAAGGCCGGGCCGCACGAAGCGGCGCTTCAAAAAAGTTTCGTTCGGGCCGTTTGGCGGTATTTTAAATTTGAGCCACGAAGGCTTTTTTCTTTTTGAAAAGAGAGCCGCGTGGCTTTTTGTTTGGAGGAGATCATTATGCATATGTCCGATGCTCTGCTTTCCCCAGCCGTCGCGCTTACGATGTGCGCGGCCGCCGGGGCCGCCGTCGCTTATTCGGCGGCGAAGCTGAAGAAAAACGAGTTTTCCGAGAAAAAGCTTCCGCTCACGGCGATAGCGGGCGCATTCGTATTCGCCGCGCAGATGATAAATTTCACGATACCGGGCACCGGTTCGAGCGGCCACATCGGCGGCGGCATTCTTTTAGCGGCGCTCGTCGGCGGCGACGCGGCGCTGCTCGCGGTCACCGCGGTGCTGGTGATTCAGGCGCTCTTTTTCGCCGACGGCGGGCTTCTCGCCCTGGGCTGCAACATATTCAACATGGGCGTGATCCCCTGCCTCGTCGTTTATCCGCTGGTATTTACGCCGATGCTGAAAAGCGGCGTCACGCGGGGGCGCCTCGCCGCCGCGTCGATAGCTTCCGCGCTGCTCGCGCTGCAGGCCGGGGCTTTTTCCGTCGTCCTGGAGACTACTTCCTCCGGGATAACGGCGCTGCCTTTTTCAACGTTCGTCATGCTGATGCAGCCGATACATCTTGCGATCGGGCTCGTCGAAGGCCTCGTGACCGGCGCGGTGCTTTCGTTCGTCTGGAAGGCCCAACCCGAGCTGCCGGATTTCGCCGCGGCGAGCTTTGAAAGCCGCCCGATGAAAAAGGTCCTCGCGCTCTTTGCCGCGCTCGCGCTGCTATGCGGCGCGATTCTCTCGTCGTTCGCGTCGTCCTACCCCGACGGGCTCGAATGGTCCATACTGAAGGTTACGGGAAAAGAAGAGCTTGAGGCCTCCGGCGAAATTTTCGACAAGTCCGCCGCGCTTCAGCAGCGCACCGCTGTGATGCCGGACTACGATTTCGCCGAAGGAGAGGGCAAGGGCACGGCCGCGGCCGGAGTGATCGGCTCGGCGGCTACGTTCGTGCTCGCGGCGGCGGTATGCGCGCTCGTTTCGAGGTCGAAAAAGAAGGGGCTGCCGAACTGACGGGCGGAAGATAAATGCCGGAGCTGCGCGCGGCGCTTTACGACATTTATTCGTTGGAAGCGCTTTCAGTCGGAGCTTCCGCTATGCACGCGCTCGACGCGCGGGCGAAAGCCGTCGGCACGCTTTTTTACCTCGCGGCTCTGCTTTCGTTCAGGCAGCGCGAGCTGTCGGCGCTCGCGCCTTTCGTTCTTTATCCGGCGGCGGCGCTTTCCGTCGCCGGCGTCCCGCTTCGTATGATGATGAGAAGGTTTCTTACGGCGCTTCCCTTTTGCCTTTTCGCGGCGATTTCGTCGGTTTTCTTCGACAGGGCGCCGCTTTTCTCTATCTTCGGCGTGACGGTCACTTCGGGCTGGCTGATATTTTTCTCGATAATGTTCCGCGCGCTGCTCTGCGTCGCCGCGGTGCTGGCGCTGATAGCGACGACGCCGATGTACGAGCTCACGCGCGCTCTGCGTCGGATGCGCGTGCCGGAGTATTTCGTTTTTCTCTTCGAGATGACGTGCAGATACGCGGGAACGCTCTCCGAGGAGGCGCTTTCGATGCGCACCGCGTGCGCGCTGCGCGGCGGAGGCGTGAGGATGCGCGACATGGGCTCCTTCGCCGGCCGGCTGCTGCTGCGTTCCTTCGCGCGCGCAGAGCGGGTCTGCGCCGCGATGAGATGCCGCGGCTGGGGCGGAGGCGACGTACTTTTCTGCAGCGGGCGCGCGCTCCGCTTCGACGATTATATTTTTCTCGCGCTACTCTGCGGCTCGTCGCTCTTTTTCCGCATCGTGAACGTGCCGCAGGCGGTCGGCAAGCTCCTGATATGTTTGTTTTAGAAGACCTCACCGTCACGTATCCCGACGGCACAAGGGCCGTCGAAGGCGTTTCGTTCCGCCTTGCGCCGGGCGAAAGCGCGGTGCTTGCAGGGGCTAACGGCGCCGGCAAGAGCTCGCTGATTCTCGCGGCGGTCGGCGTGCTGCCCTCCACCGGCATGGTCTGCGCCGACGGCGTGACGCTCGAAAAGAAAAATCTTGCTGAGCTCCGCAGGAGGGTCGGCGTGCTTTTTCAAAATCCAGACGATCAACTCTTTTCGGCGACGATTTACGACGATATCGCCTTCGGCCCGCGAAACATGGGCCTCTCCGCCGAGGAGACGGAAAGACGCGTAAGCGAAGCGCTCGCGCTTCTGGGTATAGAATATCTGCGTGGGAAAACCGCGCTGAAGCTCTCGGGCGGGGAGAAGCGCCTCGCGGCGCTCGCCTCGGTCCTCGCGATGAAGCCCTCAGTGCTGCTCTTCGACGAGCCGACGGCTTTTCTCGACCCGCGCGCGCGGAGGAATTTGATAAAGATAATGAACGGTCTGCCGCAGACCAAACTCATCGCGTCGCACGATCTGCCCTTCGCCGGCGCCGTGGCGTCGCGCGCGATAGTGTTGAAAAGGGGGCGGCTCTTCGCGGACGGGGCCGCGCGGGAAATACTCCGCGACGAAAAACTGATGGAAGAGGGCGGATTGTAGGAGGTCCCAACGGTGGAATTAAGCGAATTTTTCAGAAAAAACCCACGAGTGGCGCTCGCCTTCTCGGGCGGCGCCGATTCCGGATACCTGCTCTACGCGGCTGGAAGGCACGGCGCCAAGCTTCGCGCCTACTATATCAAATCGCCCTTTCAGCCGCGCTTCGAGCTTGACGACGCGAAGCGCCTCGCGAAGGAGCTGCGCGCGGAGCTCACGGTGATAGAATATGACATATTGGGCTACGCCGCCGTCGCCGCAAATCCGCCGGATCGCTGCTACTACTGCAAGAAGGCGCTATTTTCAAGGATAATCGAACGCGCCGCGGGCGACGGCTTTCCGGTAGTGATCGACGGCACCAACGCGTCGGACGACGCCGGGGAACGCCCCGGTATGCGCGCGCTTTCCGAGCTCGGCGTGCTCTCGCCGCTGCGCGAATGCGGCATAACCAAGGCCGAGCTTCGCGCGCGTTCGAAAGAGGCGGGGCTTTTCACATGGGACAAGCCCTCCTATGCGTGCCTCGCGACGAGGATTCCCGCCGGGACGAAGATAGAGCGCGATACGCTGCGGCGCGTCGAAGCGGCGGAGAGGGAGATGTCCGCGCTGGGCTTTTCGGACTTCCGCGTCAGGCTCTTCCACGGCGCCGTGCGGCTCCAGCTTCCCGCCGGGCAGTTCGCCGCGGCGGCGGGCATGCGCGCAGAAATAGCCGCCGCGCTGGGAAAATATTTCGATACGGTACTTATAGACACCGAGGCGAGGGATAAAGATGAATAAAAACGAAACGAAGGAATTACTTGAAAGGGTCGCGCGCGGCGAGACGAGCGTCGAGGC
This genomic window contains:
- a CDS encoding energy-coupling factor ABC transporter ATP-binding protein, whose protein sequence is MFVLEDLTVTYPDGTRAVEGVSFRLAPGESAVLAGANGAGKSSLILAAVGVLPSTGMVCADGVTLEKKNLAELRRRVGVLFQNPDDQLFSATIYDDIAFGPRNMGLSAEETERRVSEALALLGIEYLRGKTALKLSGGEKRLAALASVLAMKPSVLLFDEPTAFLDPRARRNLIKIMNGLPQTKLIASHDLPFAGAVASRAIVLKRGRLFADGAAREILRDEKLMEEGGL
- the larE gene encoding ATP-dependent sacrificial sulfur transferase LarE, translated to MELSEFFRKNPRVALAFSGGADSGYLLYAAGRHGAKLRAYYIKSPFQPRFELDDAKRLAKELRAELTVIEYDILGYAAVAANPPDRCYYCKKALFSRIIERAAGDGFPVVIDGTNASDDAGERPGMRALSELGVLSPLRECGITKAELRARSKEAGLFTWDKPSYACLATRIPAGTKIERDTLRRVEAAEREMSALGFSDFRVRLFHGAVRLQLPAGQFAAAAGMRAEIAAALGKYFDTVLIDTEARDKDE
- a CDS encoding energy-coupling factor ABC transporter permease — translated: MHMSDALLSPAVALTMCAAAGAAVAYSAAKLKKNEFSEKKLPLTAIAGAFVFAAQMINFTIPGTGSSGHIGGGILLAALVGGDAALLAVTAVLVIQALFFADGGLLALGCNIFNMGVIPCLVVYPLVFTPMLKSGVTRGRLAAASIASALLALQAGAFSVVLETTSSGITALPFSTFVMLMQPIHLAIGLVEGLVTGAVLSFVWKAQPELPDFAAASFESRPMKKVLALFAALALLCGAILSSFASSYPDGLEWSILKVTGKEELEASGEIFDKSAALQQRTAVMPDYDFAEGEGKGTAAAGVIGSAATFVLAAAVCALVSRSKKKGLPN
- a CDS encoding 3-oxoacid CoA-transferase subunit B, yielding MFTFTEEDAKVRIAKYIAKEFDEMSRGHDLFINLGVGIPTMVADYITSKRVFLQAENGMLGVGPVADEAHIDPLLINASRVKVTETKGCSYMNSADSFGMIRGGHVDATVIGAFEVDEEGNIANWIIPNGKMLGVGGAMDLVSGAKKVYIAMQHMSKKGKSKIVKKCALPITGYGAADVIVTEYASFRFEGGKMVLREISSQITVEELKEITEASFAVSEELGRF
- a CDS encoding CoA transferase subunit A, which produces MNKIECTKLRSFEEAIGLIKDGDKIFISGFGNAGDPKQLIKALVESDKKELTIISNDLGSPNIGLGQLLTKKKIKGLIGTYYNWNTEVAAAYNAGEITVELIPQGSFAEGIRAAGVGSAGFYTKTAVGTELAKGRETKEFDGETYLLQEAIRGDVALICADKADELGNLVYHKTARNFNPVMATAAQTVIAEVGEIVPAGALDPESIVTPHIYVDAIVLRSC
- a CDS encoding thiolase family protein translates to MNEVYVASAARTAVGSIGGTLKNTQPEELLRVALEGAINKAGINRDIIDEVICGQAKQTTDAPNIARVVSLMLQIPESTPAYTVHRQCASGMQAILNGMQQIQCGYSDIVLTGGVESMSTAPFYVRNARFGVGNGNGVFVDPNIESQPKSQPNDIYGTFSMIQTADNIARQFDISREAQDEFALESQTRAVAAIDSGRFKDEIVPVIVPQRKKDPIIFDTDEFPKRNTNMEKLSKLKTVFPNGFVTAGNASGRNDGAAAVLVASKEKVEELGLKPMARIIAGCAVGVDPRIMGIGPVAATRKLMKILEPQKLKLEDFELIELNEAFAAQSVACINELGLNREIVNVNGGAIALGHPLGCSGSRITTTLLYEMQKRGVRYGLATICVAGGLGMAMAFERI
- the cbiQ gene encoding cobalt ECF transporter T component CbiQ, which codes for MPELRAALYDIYSLEALSVGASAMHALDARAKAVGTLFYLAALLSFRQRELSALAPFVLYPAAALSVAGVPLRMMMRRFLTALPFCLFAAISSVFFDRAPLFSIFGVTVTSGWLIFFSIMFRALLCVAAVLALIATTPMYELTRALRRMRVPEYFVFLFEMTCRYAGTLSEEALSMRTACALRGGGVRMRDMGSFAGRLLLRSFARAERVCAAMRCRGWGGGDVLFCSGRALRFDDYIFLALLCGSSLFFRIVNVPQAVGKLLICLF
- a CDS encoding Glu/Leu/Phe/Val family dehydrogenase, which produces MAVQKRTSTNVLLHTALQNFYSAAEEMGLEDGLVEVLSRPERAICVSVPVKMDDGSVRVFNGYRVQHSTVCGPAKGGLRFHPDVNLEECEALASLMTWKCSLAGIPYGGGKGGIAVDPFELSPREREMMTRTFAARIAPFIGDWTDVPAPDVNTGGPEMVWIMDTISKLRGKLEPGVVTGKPITYWGSKGRTAATGLGVSTCVLELLKRKGIDPKDATVIVQGFGNVGHYNALFLQQAGCKIVGISDITGGYYNPKGIDVVAAKAHVEKHPKRILEGYDEPGLQKMDGNAILEQECLVLSPCALEGVINEKNAGKLKCKYIVEGANGPTKPEGDKILDERGILVVPDFLANSGGVIGSYFEWVQDLAGFFWTEEEYNSRLVPIMKDNFKRVWDYAEEHNVKMRRAAFLVAIKRVADGLRTKGFFL
- a CDS encoding PucR family transcriptional regulator; amino-acid sequence: MREFIDVEWLTEISMFKNHIRLVAGKGGLDRHVTYVTVQEAPDFYKQIEGGEFVLSTWYAFKDDMDAGLDAIRNLCGMASGVCIKVNRFIDKLPPEYLKCADEFNLPLFIVDKSVKFREIIKSITLEINMAHVNVLVQLNDYYTYLFQTALENGSADSMLLDFAKRSGLIAITVSADFKQLRGMRSFQKLPEHEYRLQVIKDIISLNSSPVKYFCENEYHIFPCIARGYCYGYLVVLSANMLSERQRLYIAQLVNIITIKWLDRQEKENDTLLSLLEMILNSPEKDQERIIQFFNKKSIDYTSGIRAIQIKYDKPNKSDTKVNFAVVQRFLADMIAIKPNLLYIWDKPADSFTLLIDKQTREGDDLSHGFLHSVAKISENYRDISVSIGPVVTAVSDIRVSIKMAKNSFLFKSGDESNVICYKENLMQFALLGGADSRESDFFLEYTIIPLIEHDRCHDDLIMETLSCVVENATLEQAAKKQNIHVNSVRYRLQKIKNICGLDFFNQNEKYIMIIAYMIYKNRKKYCY